The window CGCGGGCGAATTGTTCAAGCAGCCGCAACTGGCCTGGAGCTTGCGTCAGGTGCAGCAGGGCGGGGTCGACGCCTTCTATCGCGGCGAACTGGCCAAGAAGATCGTCGAGGGCGTGCAGGCGCGCGGCGGGATCATGGACGCCCAGGACCTGGCCGATTACCGCGCCGACGTGACCGCGCCGATCTGGTCCACCTATCGCGATCACCGCATCGCCTACATGCCGCCGACCGCCTCGGGCGTCAGCGTGGCCGAGGGGCTGAACCTGCTGGAGCACTTCCCCATGCGCGAGTTGCGCTGGGGCAGCGTCGACAGCCTGCACCTGATCTCGGAGGCGATGAAGATCGTCTCGTCGGACCGTCGCCTGATCGGCGGGGCGCCGCAGTGGACGACGCCGGCGCAGGGTCTGGCCAGCAAGGAATTCGCCGCCGAGCGGGTCAAGCTGATCCGCATGGATCGCTCGCTGGCAGCCGCCGACATCCCGGAGGGCAACCCCTATCCGTACGAGAGCCAGGACACGACCCACTATTCGGTGGCCGACGCCCACGGCAATGCGGTGTCGAACACCTATACCCTGTCCAACTCCTACGGCGCGCACGTGGCCCCGGTTGGGACGGGCATCCTGCTGAACAACTCACTGGACAACTTCTCGTGGGGCACGCGGGACGAGCCGAACTCGCCGGCGCCGGGCAAGCGTCTGGGCTCGACCATCACGCCCATGATCGTCTTTGACGACGACAAGCCCTGGCTGGTCACCGGCACGCCGGGCGGCGGCTACATCATCGCCACCATGGTGCAACTGATCTCCAACGTCATCGACCACCAGCTGAACATCGCCGAGGCGGCGATGCGCCCGCGCCTGAACCAGGGCGGCGGCGACAGCCCGCTGGAGCTGGAGGGCGGCTTCTCGCCCGACGTCGAGCGTTTGCTGGAAGCGCGCGGCCACACGGTTCGCCCGTCCATGACAATGGGCAGCACCCAGTCCATCATGATCGAGGGCGATCGATTCCTGGGCGCGGCGGACACCCGCCGCCCTGACGCCCTGGCGCTCGGCGTCCAGTAAGCACTTCAGTTTTCAGTCAACCGCGGGGGGCGGCTCATGTTGCGCAAGGTTCTGCTGGCGAGCGTCGCCGGATTGGTCGTGGCGGCGGGGGCGGCGCCGGTTCTGGCCCAAGCGGAAAGGCCGGCTATTGCGTCGGCCTCCACCTGGCAGGACGGCCTGTTCGGGGTGAAGCTGGATCGGCAGAAGGGCAAGGCGACGGTGCGTCTGCCCGCGCCGGGCGCGGACGGGGTGCTTGGGCGTTATCTGTATCAGCCGGGCCTTTCGGCGGGGCTGGGCATGGACGGCGCGGGTCTGGACCGTTCGGGTCTGGGGGCGGCCCAGGTGGTGGCCTTCCGCAAGGTGGGCAACCGCGTCTTCGCCGAGTTCGAGAATACCCGCTTCCGCGCCGTGGACGCCGACGCCGATCAGGTGAACGCGGTTGCGGCCTCCTTCGCGCCTTCGGTGGTCTGGTCCGGCGAGGTGGTCGAGACGGGCGCCGACGGATCGGTCAGCGTGGACCTGTCGGGCTTCCTTGAGCGGGACGCGGTCAACGCCGTCGGACGCCTGAAGCGGGCGCGGCTGGGCACGTTCAAGGCGGCGCCGACCCTGGGCTATCTCGAGGCGGACCAGACCCTGGTCTTCCCCGACAACGTCGAGTTCCAGACGGTCCAGACCTTCACCAGCGACGAGCCAGGGGCCGAACTGTCGCGCGTCTCGCCGGAATCGCGCTCGGTCACCCTGACGGTGCGCCATTCGTTCATCCGCTTGCCCGACGCTGGGTTCCAGCCGGTGCTGCACGACCCGCGCTCGGGCACCTCGGCCCAGGTCATGGTGACGGACTTCGCCGCCGATCTGGATCAGCCGGTGGTCAGCCGTCTGGCGCGCCGTTTCCGTCTGGAGAAGACCGATCCGACCGCCGCCCGTTCGACGGTGAAGAAGCCGATCGTCTTCTATGTGGATCGCGCCGCCCCGCCCGCCATTCGTCAGGCCCTGATCGAGGGCGGCGACTGGTGGGCGCAAGCCTTTGACAAGGCGGGATACGTGGACGCCTTCCGGGTCGAGCTGCTGCCCGAGGGGGCGCACCCGATGGACGCGCGCTACAACATCGTCTCCTGGGTCCACCGCGAGACGCGCGGCTGGTCCACGGGCACCAGCGTCAATGATCCGCGCACCGGCGAGATCGTGCGCGGCGTGGTGCAGCT of the Brevundimonas pondensis genome contains:
- the ggt gene encoding gamma-glutamyltransferase, giving the protein MRSHLKILAVAAAALLAAAPAVAQQAPVQTRPAVGSGGDIVNYGQIHSPTVGRGGMVVSQSAIATQVGVDILKQGGNAVDAAVAVAFAEAVTLPRAGNIGGGGYMIVHMAATADRPAADIAINYYGTAPRATTPDFLLDDSGKFDRRAPSSFRNVSVPGTVAGMWEAHKRFGALTWAQVVAPSVKLAEDGVILSDGEADATAGRATVLATDPGAREAYLKADGTPYRAGELFKQPQLAWSLRQVQQGGVDAFYRGELAKKIVEGVQARGGIMDAQDLADYRADVTAPIWSTYRDHRIAYMPPTASGVSVAEGLNLLEHFPMRELRWGSVDSLHLISEAMKIVSSDRRLIGGAPQWTTPAQGLASKEFAAERVKLIRMDRSLAAADIPEGNPYPYESQDTTHYSVADAHGNAVSNTYTLSNSYGAHVAPVGTGILLNNSLDNFSWGTRDEPNSPAPGKRLGSTITPMIVFDDDKPWLVTGTPGGGYIIATMVQLISNVIDHQLNIAEAAMRPRLNQGGGDSPLELEGGFSPDVERLLEARGHTVRPSMTMGSTQSIMIEGDRFLGAADTRRPDALALGVQ